Part of the Candidatus Binataceae bacterium genome is shown below.
GCGGACGATCTCGCGGCCGATCGTTTCGCCGAGCCCCCTGCCCTCATCCGCAGCCAGACGCGCCGCGCGATTCAGGAACGCGCCGGTCTCCTCGGCCATCCCGAAGCTGCCGTCGGCGAGCCCGGCGCCGACCTCTTCCGACGTGCGTCCGGCAAACGCGAGCTCGAAGTCGTGGATGATCGCGGCGCCGTTGGTCGCGATCGCGCTCAGCACGCCGTCGCGCAGCATCCCGCAGATGAGCGGGCTCAGGCCGACCTTGAGCGGATGCGCCCCCGTCAGCATCAGAAAAGTCCGCCCCGCGCGGCGCGCCGATGCGATTCGCCGCGCCAGCTCGCCGAGGTCGGCGGCGGCGAGCGTCTCGGGCAGCGCGGCGAAAAACTCGCGCATCGTGGCGCCCGCCCCAAGCGCCCTCGCGAACTGGCCGCGACCGACTTTGCGCGAAAGCCCGGCCAATGGCCGAGTCCGCGCGCGGCCCGGATTTATTGGCTTTATCGGCTTGGGCGGAGGTAGTTTCATCGGTGGTGGAGCGGATTCGGACGCTATGGTGCGGCGTCCATGGAGAGTGTAAAGTTACCCGATGGTTCGGCTGACTCCAACCGCGTGAACGCGGAGAATGGACTCGCACGCAAGGCGGCTCGCAAGGCATCCGGCAACAATCCGGAGACGCGAACACCGAACGGCCGCCACTGGGGACGCGATAAGTAATGGGACCGATCAGACCAACAGGCTTGATTAGTGGCATGACTGGCGGCACCGAGTCGGGCAGCGCGCGTTCCGATTCCTCGATCGGCCCAAAGGTATCGCCCGAAGTTTCGCCAGAAGTTTCGACTGACCGCCGGCGCTTTCTCGGCAACCTCGCCGTGATGGCCGGAGCCGCGGCCGCATCGGCGGCGCTTGCGCCCGCGAGCACCGCGCTCGCGATGCTGACCGCGCCGTCGACGCCGCGCCGGCTCAAGTTCTATAACCTTCACACCGGCGAGAACCTCGATATCGTTTATTACGAGAAGGGGCGGTACATCCCGCAAGCGCTCGCCGAAATCAACTACATCCTGCGCGACTACCGGCAGAACGTGGTCAAACCGATGAGCACCGCGCTGCTCGACCTCG
Proteins encoded:
- a CDS encoding DUF882 domain-containing protein — translated: MTGGTESGSARSDSSIGPKVSPEVSPEVSTDRRRFLGNLAVMAGAAAASAALAPASTALAMLTAPSTPRRLKFYNLHTGENLDIVYYEKGRYIPQALAEINYILRDYRQNVVKPMSTALLDLVTAIRYKLSTDAEVEIISGYRTPQTNAMLAARSDGVAHHSLHMDGLALDWRVPGRTLDQLHRAALALRGGGVGYYPASDFVHTDVGRVRYW